In one window of Oncorhynchus masou masou isolate Uvic2021 unplaced genomic scaffold, UVic_Omas_1.1 unplaced_scaffold_982, whole genome shotgun sequence DNA:
- the LOC135538561 gene encoding neuronal acetylcholine receptor subunit beta-2, producing the protein MAVTVTLSLSLLLLSLSCTGAENAEERLVNYLLSPERYNKLIRPAVNKSQQVTISIQVSLSQLISVNEREQIMTTNLWLFQEWNDYRLRWDPDKYEGIKKLRIPSQHIWLPDIVLYNNADGVYEVSFYCNAVVSNTGDIFWLPPAIYKSACAIEVQHFPFDQQKAGPMRDS; encoded by the exons gtacagGAGCGGAGAATGCAGAGGAGCGCCTGGTGAACTACCTGTTGAGTCCAGAGCGTTATAACAAACTGATCCGTCCTGCTGTTAACAAGAGCCAGCAGGTTACCATCTCTATACAGGTGTCTCTATCACAGCTCATCAGTGTG AATGAGAGAGAACAGATTATGACCACCAACCTCTGGCTGTTCCAG gagTGGAATGACTACAGACTGAGATGGGACCCAGATAAATACGAAGGCATCAAAAAACTACGAATCCCATCTCAACACATCTGGCTTCCTGATATTGTTCTCTACAACAA TGCGGACGGGGTGTACGAGGTCTCCTTCTATTGCAACGCCGTGGTGTCCAACACAGGAGACATCTTCTGGCTCCCGCCTGCCATCTACAAGTCAGCCTGCGCCATCGAGGTCCAGCACTTCCCCTTCGACCAGCAG AAGGCTGGACcaatgagagacagttaa